Within the Medicago truncatula cultivar Jemalong A17 chromosome 4, MtrunA17r5.0-ANR, whole genome shotgun sequence genome, the region CAAAATGTAGACTCCTCCAAAGGCTTTGCTATGATTGTAGTGATTCAAAGAGTTTTATTGTGGATATTGCTATAATATAACTTCTTAGATTGTATTCATATATGCATATgtacttttttaaatataaaatattgatgtgtcattcttcttatttttgaaataaaaggaATGcagtttaaataaaaaagagcttaatatttgattattttgacaTGAAATTTTGATGAAAACGTTAGTAAGACTAATTCTACATTTAACTTTTAACAcatttcaattaacttttaacacATTTCAACTGTAAGCTTTCGTCAAACTCTTTTAGTCTTTATCCTACAATCATTCATCTTTGGCATGATATATTAATGGTTGAGATGATATTGTCCGATGTTGCTGTGGCTATGCTTGATTGGGATATATATAGTTTGATGAATATTATGTCCgaagatgtttttatttttttaaaaagattatgCCCAAAGATGTTGTCATAGCTTTATGTTGAATTGTTgatattactataatataacTTCTTTGattgtatttatatatgcatgtacttttttatatataaaatattgatgTCGCATTAAAatatccataattttttttcttcttatttttaatataaaaggaAAGAGGTCTCAAGCTGATCTGGTAagcattctttaaaaaaaggagctttttttaaaaaaaaaattatggatttcACATCAGTGGGTAAAAGGACTGATGTGAAGTATACATGTTTAACTTCAGTGTCTATCATAAAACTGATGTGAAAAACCTATTGTTAAATTTTAAGGCGAACGTACCACATCAGCGGAATAAAGGCCAGATGTGGAAAAGAAGATTTCACATCAGTTCGTACCTGATGTGAAAAGATGTGAACATACTACATCATGACACCTTACATCAGTTGCCACCTGATGCGAAAAGTGCTTTTCAACTGATGTGAAAAATCCTTTCTGTAGTAGTGAAATTTGATCAAATTCTTCCTCatctgaaaatatatttttgtagaaaCTAGTCACAACCCGACTTAATTCATCCTTATATGTAATTCAATTCTCATCAACATCTTGTACTGTCTCAAACTTATTTTTGCAATGATGAGTGGCATTCAGAATGGCAATCACCCCACTTAAGAATTTAGTATTACGATCCCCAAAAATCTAACCAGTTAGAGTGATATTTTGGGTGCCAAAGGATTTCTAGTTGCATCAAAACTTCTTCATGTTGCTTCCAAGCTTCATGTAAATTATGATCCAAATAGGGTGTGAAACGATAAATCAACCGATGATTCAAAGAATTCATCTTCTTAATGAGACTCCTATTGTGAGAAAAACATTCCAAAAAACTCTCTTATTCCACTCTTGTATCTCATATTTACATTTTAAAGATCATCATTCCACGACATCACTGAATTTCTGTTTTGCTACATGAAGATATCAAAATTGGTGTAAGCATGAAACTTAAAGGCCCTACTGTTTGGTTGTTCTGTCATCAAAATCTTGATTGGTGgtctaagaagaagaaaacctAAAGGACCTGTGTAGTCTCTTCCTTTGCTTTTCTCGTCTCAATTTTGCATTCGAACTGTTTCCTCTTCGATTTTTGCATTATTTTTGTGTTGAAGTTTTAAATGTTCCATTTTTTCCCGATGTGGTAAGAACATATTTGAACTTCGTTCATGTAAACATCATCCAGTTATAAAAAATCATATGGATACATGAATACAATTCATGTAGTAGGTATACGCATAGACGCAGGGGCGGAGGCAGGTCTTTCGATCAATAGGggctaaacatatatttaatgtgattatattttagtattttaattttaaaattttgcataagaacaatttaaattaaaattagtatGTTTCTATGTGAAATAAATTTCTAGAGTTATTAGTATAATGATtgggaaaaattaaaaagaaacaaatatgtatagattttgatgttcaaataacaaccGTTCAGATTTCGTATAAATGTatatttaatgttgttaaaatacaAGCTTGAGACACAAGTTACATAATTCAACAGGTTAAGCAGTTGGATAAGAAGAATCCATTGCAATACCACATAAGCCTTCCTTATCAGCTATACCTCTTTGCATCCTTATGTACCCTTTCTCACCCCACACAGTGCCCCATGAATTCTTCACAATCCAATAATCAGTCCCATTAGCACTACCATAACCAACAGCAGTAACACCATGGTCTAGCTCAGTTCCACATTCTCCTGTATAAATTCCACTTGAGTAAAACATGAAACTTGAGTCACTTGCATCAATAGAAACTGATATTGGTTGGTTCGCCACAGCTTTGAGAAGTGATATCTCACTATTAACCGGAACTTTCTCATATCCTGTAATCTTAGCCACAGGGGCAGTTGTTGCAGTGTTACAACTTCCATCAGCTGCTTTATAAGGGTAATTAGTCTCACTTGTAATTCCACCATTTTTAATGATAAACTCAAATCCATCTTCCATTAATCCTCCTTCACATCCTTGATCTTCACCTTTTGTGTCACAATCAACTAACTCTTGTTCTGAGAGGGAGATTAGTTTTCCTGTAGTTATTTGGTTGATACCCTCGATTGCAGCCACTGTTGAAAATGCCCAGCAGCtcccttttgttttattttcaagacaaaattaacagaaacattaattattcaattcaattagaCTGAGTCACAAAAAACAATCATAACAATAAGAACAATGTATAGCATATATAATAAGGGTTCGTTTCCAGAGTTCGTTTCCTTAGAAACAGGAGAATCAAGACAAAGTATATTCATATAGTAAATTAGTATTTGTGTGTATGATATTGTTCATTGTTTATCTTACCACATTGACCTTGATCCTTGATTGGAGTGACAGCTCCTTTTACTCTCCAATCTACAGCTTCCGGAATAGCAGTGACATTTTCATACTTAAATGATGTTGTAGCAAACTCACGATCAATCTTCTTGTAACCATTACGGGAAGCCTTAAATTCATCAAGAGTCAAATCAGCTAGGTGATTAACACTTAGCTTGTAAGGTTTGTTGTCAGCTGCATTGAATGATTCAATGAACTCAACATTGTCTTTGAATATCATGAAACGTTTTTCCTTCTCAATAGCATCTTTATACAATTTTCCATATTCTGACATCCACTGCTCGTGTCTTTCTTGTAAAGATGGCGACTCATACAGTTTTCGGGACATGACATTGGTAATATCAGCAAGTGCAAGGAGGAGGAACAGAACCAATATGTGTTGTTTTTGGCTAGTGGAAACCATTTTCTTGTTATCAAAGAAAGCTTTGTTGAGGTATGTGTGTCTGTTTGAGGGAGAAAAGTAAATTGGTATGAATCGAAGGCAATGGTATTGGTGGTTTATATAGAGATTACAGACTCTAAATTAATCTGAATCTACAATCTACGTGGTTGCTTTCTTATTCAAGGTTCCTGCCACGGCATATTGCATTTGATATAGATGGGTTATGGgtgatttcttttatttcttactATTATTTACATAACATGGTAGCTTGTGTTTTGTCTAAGTAGAACATTGCAACTTGGTCAAAATTCATTAAACAATTGaataaaaatgtgcttatgtaaGAAACAGAATAGCGAACAACTTACACacgtaaaaaataatatgaatggGCAAATAATACTAGGGATTATggattcttttctttttatgggTTTACCCATATTTGATGAGCCTAACTTTGTATGGTGATTAAATTCCCTTGCACGGAAGTTTGTTGCATGACATGACTAAGATAAAGTTGCATGACATGACTAAGATAAAGTTGCATGACATTTGTGTATACTAATTTGAACATTTAATGCTAGTTGTTAAGAGAGTAAACAGacaaattgattttggaaattttaaCTATCAGTCAAAATATCCTCCAATTTTCGCAATTTGACAAACTCGTCCCTAAAATTGTTTAGTCTCATTCAAACTAGTCTCAGTTAACTTCATCATAGCAAGTTCGCCTATGGCTATGATAATTTTGTTAGAGACAACTTAAATTTTAAAGACAAATTAGttcataaattttttcaattttacagaAAAATTTGAAGTGCAGAAGTTTGTTTTCTCAATTAAAATTATGGCTAACCCAAAATAAAAAGTCGAAGGGAGTAAAGCAATTTTTCAACATTATGATCCTTAAATCAAGGTTACCAACATCGAATACAAATTCTCGGTAGAAATAGCATTTCTCAATATAACTATACAATTGATTAAACCAATAACATCACTTATATTGGGTTGAAAGCGCACCA harbors:
- the LOC11439832 gene encoding senescence-specific cysteine protease SAG39; this encodes MVSTSQKQHILVLFLLLALADITNVMSRKLYESPSLQERHEQWMSEYGKLYKDAIEKEKRFMIFKDNVEFIESFNAADNKPYKLSVNHLADLTLDEFKASRNGYKKIDREFATTSFKYENVTAIPEAVDWRVKGAVTPIKDQGQCGSCWAFSTVAAIEGINQITTGKLISLSEQELVDCDTKGEDQGCEGGLMEDGFEFIIKNGGITSETNYPYKAADGSCNTATTAPVAKITGYEKVPVNSEISLLKAVANQPISVSIDASDSSFMFYSSGIYTGECGTELDHGVTAVGYGSANGTDYWIVKNSWGTVWGEKGYIRMQRGIADKEGLCGIAMDSSYPTA